A single genomic interval of uncultured Desulfobulbus sp. harbors:
- a CDS encoding DUF448 domain-containing protein yields the protein MRRGHVPERTCRGCGRKGAQSELVRFVAVEGRLVEDGQRRLPGRGIYCCDQEHCRNRMAKKSKKVLKLD from the coding sequence ATGCGCAGGGGGCATGTCCCGGAGAGAACTTGCCGAGGCTGCGGCCGAAAGGGAGCGCAGTCTGAGCTGGTTCGCTTTGTTGCTGTGGAGGGCAGGTTGGTCGAGGACGGGCAGAGGCGTCTGCCGGGCAGGGGCATCTACTGCTGCGACCAGGAACACTGCCGCAACCGCATGGCGAAAAAATCGAAGAAAGTCCTGAAACTGGACTAA
- the infB gene encoding translation initiation factor IF-2 translates to MSKVRIYDLAKEVGLKSKELADKLIAMGYPIASHSSSVDDDMAADIRKKLKGDSALGAAAGRIELKNRTENSAAKPKTVIRRRSKADKEEAAKRQEEAEAQALEAEVQALEARLKAQEEAEKAAVEEAVEAEASVAEPAVQELEGEPEPQGGEIASAEEVVEAKAVEPEALAAVDAAPSAEEPVDTESTADAEAIDAMADEQPEIKEPPVTVEEKVAPKAEKAKAAASAKEEVHKPKPLAKIVGRVVIPVPEKRPKAAPAAKQRPVRPSRPTGTAAEDVPLPAKDDANRADAKGKKKSKRVVAIHGEEDELARKGGKTAKKGGGKARIDLTGDGEVEYMRPRKGRKKRDNRRDAQEQAAVAETKAIKRRIKVVSTISVGDLAKRMGIKASEVIAALMKLGVLATLNQALDVDTASLVATDFGYEVEQAMTEELELEALQEHEVEMGGEALPRPPVVTVMGHVDHGKTSILDAIRKTDVVAGEAGGITQHIGAYHVQAPSGDLTFVDTPGHAAFTEMRSRGAKVTDIVVLVVAADDGVMDQTKEAIAHSKAAEVPIVVAVNKIDKDNADPDRVKRELSEFDLIPEDWGGTTIFCETSAKKGIGIAELLESVQLQAEILELRADPTRKAKGTVIEAQLHKGRGPVATVLVQEGTLRPGDNFVAGIYSGKVRSLTNERGEQVLEAGPSIPVEIQGLSGVPQAGDEFVVLTDEKMAKSVATARQMKARETELAAASKVSLDNLFEKMAEQEVKELRVILRADVQGTLQAFGQAAENLSTKDIRVRSLHEGTGSITENDIHLAAASDAIIIGFNVRPTVKVKELADREGVDVRSYDVIYHALEDIEKAMIGMLEPTFEERVIGTAEVRDTFQVPKVGTIAGCSVIAGKVERNARVRVLREGVVIYTGRIGSLRRFKDDVKEVLTGFECGIGVENFNDIKIGDNLEAYVLDEVEATL, encoded by the coding sequence ATGAGCAAGGTTCGTATTTATGATCTCGCAAAGGAAGTAGGGCTGAAGAGTAAAGAACTGGCCGACAAGTTAATCGCAATGGGCTATCCCATTGCGAGTCATAGTTCAAGTGTAGACGACGATATGGCAGCGGATATTCGAAAGAAATTGAAAGGTGATTCTGCTCTTGGAGCAGCAGCGGGGCGCATTGAACTCAAGAATCGTACTGAGAACAGCGCTGCCAAACCAAAAACGGTGATTCGTCGTCGTTCCAAGGCCGATAAGGAAGAAGCGGCCAAACGCCAGGAAGAGGCCGAGGCACAGGCCTTGGAGGCCGAGGTTCAGGCGCTGGAAGCGAGATTGAAGGCCCAGGAAGAGGCTGAAAAGGCGGCTGTCGAAGAGGCGGTAGAGGCAGAGGCCTCTGTAGCGGAACCCGCGGTTCAGGAGCTCGAAGGCGAGCCGGAGCCGCAAGGTGGAGAAATCGCTTCCGCCGAAGAGGTCGTCGAGGCCAAAGCCGTAGAGCCCGAGGCTCTTGCTGCAGTGGATGCGGCCCCATCCGCTGAAGAACCCGTGGATACCGAGAGTACCGCTGACGCGGAGGCGATAGACGCTATGGCTGATGAACAACCTGAGATCAAAGAGCCGCCGGTGACTGTTGAAGAAAAAGTTGCCCCCAAGGCAGAGAAGGCAAAGGCTGCGGCTTCAGCCAAGGAAGAGGTGCATAAACCCAAGCCTTTGGCGAAGATCGTCGGTCGCGTGGTGATCCCTGTGCCCGAAAAACGGCCCAAAGCCGCTCCGGCAGCCAAACAGCGTCCGGTTCGGCCGTCCCGTCCAACGGGCACTGCTGCTGAGGATGTGCCGCTCCCGGCAAAGGACGATGCCAACCGGGCTGACGCCAAGGGCAAGAAAAAGTCCAAACGCGTTGTCGCCATTCATGGAGAAGAGGACGAACTCGCCCGAAAAGGCGGCAAAACCGCCAAAAAAGGCGGTGGCAAGGCCCGCATCGATTTGACCGGAGATGGAGAGGTCGAATACATGCGTCCCCGCAAGGGCAGGAAAAAGAGAGACAACCGTCGGGATGCCCAGGAACAGGCCGCTGTGGCTGAAACCAAGGCGATCAAGCGAAGGATTAAGGTCGTCTCCACCATCAGTGTCGGTGATCTTGCCAAACGGATGGGGATCAAGGCCAGTGAGGTCATTGCCGCGCTGATGAAGCTCGGCGTTCTCGCGACCCTCAATCAGGCCCTGGATGTCGATACCGCCTCCCTGGTCGCCACCGATTTCGGCTACGAGGTCGAGCAGGCCATGACCGAGGAGCTCGAGCTCGAGGCACTGCAGGAGCACGAGGTGGAGATGGGCGGTGAGGCCCTGCCCCGGCCCCCGGTTGTCACGGTCATGGGCCATGTTGATCACGGTAAAACCTCGATCCTCGACGCCATCCGCAAAACCGACGTGGTCGCCGGTGAGGCCGGTGGTATCACCCAACATATCGGTGCCTACCATGTACAGGCTCCCTCAGGTGATCTGACCTTTGTCGACACCCCGGGCCATGCGGCCTTTACCGAGATGCGTTCCCGTGGTGCCAAGGTGACCGATATCGTTGTTCTGGTCGTTGCCGCCGATGACGGCGTCATGGATCAGACCAAGGAGGCCATCGCCCACTCCAAGGCCGCCGAGGTGCCCATCGTGGTTGCGGTCAACAAGATCGACAAGGACAATGCGGATCCGGATCGAGTGAAGCGGGAGCTGAGTGAGTTCGATCTCATTCCGGAAGACTGGGGTGGAACCACCATCTTCTGTGAGACCTCCGCCAAGAAGGGGATCGGTATTGCCGAACTGCTCGAGTCGGTCCAGCTACAGGCCGAAATTCTCGAACTGCGTGCCGATCCCACCCGCAAGGCCAAGGGAACGGTTATCGAGGCGCAGCTGCACAAGGGCCGTGGGCCGGTGGCCACCGTGCTGGTGCAGGAGGGAACCCTGCGTCCGGGCGATAACTTCGTGGCCGGTATCTACAGCGGTAAGGTTCGCTCCCTGACCAACGAGCGCGGCGAGCAGGTGCTCGAGGCCGGTCCGTCGATTCCTGTGGAAATTCAGGGCCTTTCCGGTGTGCCGCAGGCTGGTGATGAGTTTGTGGTCCTCACCGACGAGAAGATGGCCAAGTCCGTGGCCACTGCCCGTCAGATGAAGGCCCGCGAGACCGAGTTGGCTGCGGCCTCCAAGGTATCGCTTGACAACCTCTTCGAGAAGATGGCCGAGCAGGAGGTCAAGGAGCTGCGGGTCATTCTCCGTGCCGACGTTCAGGGAACGTTGCAGGCCTTTGGCCAGGCCGCGGAAAACCTGTCCACCAAGGATATCCGTGTCCGTTCGTTGCACGAGGGTACCGGTTCGATCACCGAGAACGATATTCACCTGGCAGCGGCCTCAGACGCCATCATCATCGGCTTTAACGTGCGGCCCACAGTCAAGGTGAAGGAACTGGCCGATCGGGAAGGTGTCGACGTTCGTTCCTATGACGTTATCTATCACGCCCTTGAGGACATCGAGAAGGCGATGATCGGTATGCTCGAGCCCACCTTTGAGGAACGGGTCATCGGGACCGCCGAGGTCCGCGACACCTTCCAGGTACCCAAGGTCGGAACCATTGCCGGGTGTTCGGTCATTGCCGGCAAGGTCGAGCGCAATGCGCGGGTCCGCGTCCTGCGGGAAGGCGTGGTCATCTATACCGGCAGAATCGGATCGCTTCGTCGGTTCAAGGACGACGTTAAAGAGGTATTGACCGGTTTTGAATGCGGTATCGGTGTCGAGAATTTCAATGATATCAAGATCGGTGACAACCTTGAAGCCTATGTTCTCGATGAAGTTGAGGCAACCCTCTAA
- the rbfA gene encoding 30S ribosome-binding factor RbfA: MTQDFDFNLPGLGRPESSRPKRVGEAVKNELTILLLQQVADPRLSGVAISRVVVTPDLKQAKVYFTVPPGGESKLALKGMQRAKGFFRSHLAKVLNLRYTPELLFYFDNLNEEAERIETLFRQIHEERKDDQS, encoded by the coding sequence ATGACCCAGGATTTTGATTTTAATTTACCAGGACTTGGCCGCCCCGAATCCTCCCGTCCCAAAAGGGTGGGCGAAGCGGTCAAGAACGAGCTGACCATTCTTTTGCTGCAACAGGTGGCTGATCCCCGTTTATCCGGGGTGGCCATCTCGCGGGTGGTGGTGACGCCGGACCTCAAGCAGGCCAAAGTCTACTTCACCGTTCCGCCGGGCGGGGAGAGTAAGCTGGCACTCAAGGGCATGCAGCGGGCCAAGGGCTTTTTTCGCTCCCACCTGGCCAAGGTGTTGAATCTTCGCTACACTCCAGAATTATTGTTTTATTTTGACAACCTCAATGAAGAGGCTGAACGGATAGAAACCCTGTTTCGCCAGATCCATGAGGAACGCAAGGATGACCAGTCCTGA
- a CDS encoding bifunctional oligoribonuclease/PAP phosphatase NrnA has translation MTSPDLQVQEAVREKGHILLATHFNPDGDALGSLLGLAEILEGMGKEVLRFLEDPVTHIYRFLPGCGQIQTDIEAVRAFVGRAGDDFLALCLDCGDEHRLGRFSQELVTFRPLMVIDHHKGNNGFGDGAWIEPQRSSTGEMIFDLATALGAKISERAAECLYVAINTDTGSFRYESTSAHTFAVAGQLVQCGVRPEVVANQLYDNSTLGRLRLMQEVLSTLEMHERDRIAVIRVTQNMLERTFTTMADTEYFINFPRAVATVRVAVFLKEIEPGYISVSLRAKGQCDVSVVAARFGGGGHRNASGCRFKGETMDSVRDTLVELLRPLVLA, from the coding sequence ATGACCAGTCCTGATTTGCAGGTTCAAGAGGCAGTCCGGGAGAAGGGACATATTCTTCTGGCAACCCATTTCAATCCCGACGGCGATGCCCTGGGCTCTTTGCTCGGCTTGGCCGAAATCCTCGAGGGAATGGGCAAGGAGGTTCTGCGTTTTCTGGAAGACCCGGTGACGCATATCTATCGCTTTCTCCCGGGATGCGGCCAGATTCAGACCGATATCGAAGCCGTTCGCGCCTTTGTCGGGAGAGCGGGTGACGATTTTCTCGCCCTTTGCCTCGATTGCGGGGATGAGCATCGCCTGGGCCGATTCAGCCAGGAGTTGGTTACCTTTCGCCCCCTGATGGTGATCGATCATCACAAGGGGAATAACGGCTTTGGCGACGGCGCCTGGATCGAGCCGCAGCGCTCCTCCACCGGGGAGATGATTTTTGACCTGGCCACCGCACTCGGGGCGAAAATCTCCGAACGGGCCGCCGAGTGCCTCTATGTTGCCATCAACACCGATACCGGTTCCTTTCGTTACGAATCCACCAGTGCGCACACCTTTGCCGTTGCCGGCCAGCTGGTGCAATGCGGGGTTCGTCCGGAAGTGGTGGCCAACCAGCTCTACGACAACTCCACCCTGGGACGACTGCGCCTGATGCAGGAGGTCCTTAGTACCTTGGAAATGCATGAACGTGATCGGATCGCAGTTATTCGCGTCACCCAGAACATGCTTGAACGTACCTTCACCACCATGGCCGATACCGAATACTTCATCAACTTTCCCCGGGCAGTGGCCACGGTGCGGGTAGCGGTATTTTTAAAGGAAATCGAGCCGGGCTACATCTCGGTGAGCCTGCGTGCCAAGGGACAGTGCGATGTCTCTGTGGTTGCGGCCCGTTTCGGCGGCGGCGGCCATCGTAACGCCAGTGGGTGTCGATTCAAGGGCGAGACCATGGACAGTGTGCGCGACACCCTGGTGGAACTGCTGCGTCCCTTGGTGCTTGCCTGA
- the truB gene encoding tRNA pseudouridine(55) synthase TruB, with the protein MGLASSRNKIELPWSEGVFLIDKPAGISSFALVKRVRWLLGIKKVGHAGTLDPFATGLMVLCAGRAATRAIDQFMAGRKTYLAHLQLGVETTTQDPEGEIVARAPVPALSQEQIAACLEAHVGAQLQAPPPFSAAKHKGKPLYAYARQGVMIEKAAKPIEIHSLRYCSYDVQKKELVVEVNCSRGTYVRVLAADIGRSLGCGAYLTQLRRTASGTFQVEQCLSGEALFAEDGLAHLCASRRSIEEILPLVAGASDYTCLGELRSSIEE; encoded by the coding sequence ATGGGGTTGGCTTCGTCCCGGAATAAGATCGAGCTCCCCTGGAGCGAAGGGGTCTTTCTCATCGACAAGCCGGCGGGGATCAGTTCCTTTGCCCTGGTCAAGCGGGTGCGCTGGCTGCTCGGGATAAAAAAGGTCGGTCATGCAGGCACCCTCGATCCCTTTGCCACCGGCCTGATGGTGCTTTGCGCCGGAAGGGCGGCAACCCGCGCCATCGATCAGTTCATGGCCGGGCGCAAAACCTACCTGGCACACCTCCAGTTGGGGGTGGAGACCACGACCCAGGATCCCGAGGGCGAAATTGTTGCCAGGGCTCCAGTCCCCGCACTAAGTCAGGAGCAGATCGCCGCCTGCCTTGAGGCGCACGTCGGTGCGCAACTGCAGGCCCCGCCCCCCTTTTCCGCTGCCAAGCATAAGGGCAAACCACTGTATGCCTACGCCCGCCAAGGGGTCATGATCGAGAAGGCGGCCAAGCCCATCGAGATCCACAGTCTGCGCTACTGCAGCTATGACGTGCAGAAAAAGGAACTGGTGGTGGAGGTCAACTGCAGCCGGGGCACCTATGTGCGCGTGCTCGCAGCCGATATCGGCAGGAGTTTGGGTTGCGGCGCCTATTTGACCCAGTTGCGACGGACCGCGAGCGGTACCTTTCAGGTGGAACAGTGCCTCAGCGGAGAGGCGCTTTTTGCCGAGGACGGATTGGCCCATCTGTGTGCATCCCGGCGCAGTATCGAGGAAATCCTGCCTCTTGTCGCTGGGGCGTCGGATTACACTTGCCTCGGTGAACTCCGGTCGAGTATAGAAGAATGA
- the rpsO gene encoding 30S ribosomal protein S15, whose protein sequence is MAQTIEKKQAIIEKFKTHENDTGSCEVQIALLTDRILYLTEHFKTHAKDHHSRRGLLKLVGQRRNLLKYLMKKDVNKYRTLIQELGIRK, encoded by the coding sequence ATGGCGCAAACAATTGAGAAGAAACAAGCTATTATCGAAAAATTCAAAACCCACGAGAACGACACCGGTTCCTGCGAGGTGCAGATTGCCCTGCTGACCGATCGTATTCTCTATCTGACCGAGCACTTCAAGACCCATGCCAAGGATCATCATTCCCGCCGCGGTCTGCTCAAGCTGGTCGGCCAGCGTCGTAACCTGCTCAAGTATCTGATGAAAAAAGACGTAAACAAATACCGGACTCTCATCCAGGAACTCGGTATCCGTAAGTAA
- the pnp gene encoding polyribonucleotide nucleotidyltransferase has product MINTVETEIGGRTITLETGKMAKQANGSVVVSSGDAKVLVTVVAEVESKDMGFLPLTIEYQERMYAAGRIPGSYFRREIGRPSEKEVLTCRLIDRPLRPLFPDGYSSETQLIATVFSADTEYDPDVLAMNGASAALLISDVPFEEPVGAARVAYIEGEYVLNPSKKQLEKAEINLVVAGTRNAVVMVEGRASETPEDKVLEAIFLAHAGIQPLIDMQLKLREQAGKTKRIVKTVEVDAELKAQVEAAAAAGMDEVVNIADKMARADRYSRLKEEVLAQVDPDGENRGQVSDLLSSYKKHVMRDRIVNKGMRLDGRTFEDVRPISCEVGILPRAHGSALFTRGETQALVICTLGSERDEQHLEGLGGDVYRRFMLHYNFPPFCVGEVRPLRGPSRRDIGHGTLARRGIEAVLPAGDSFPYTLRVVSEVLESNGSSSMATVCGGSLALMDAGVPIQSPVSGVAMGLIKEGEQVVVLTDILGDEDHLGDMDFKVVGTGEGITGLQMDIKIDGVDREIMSRALAQAQKGRIHILEKMKEALSSPRAVVSEHAPKYVTLKIHPDKIRDIIGPGGKVIREMTTEFDSKIDVEDDGTIKIFSNSCESADALVARIQQITAVPEVGKIYEGEVRTIKDFGAFVQILPGTDGMVHISELANERVKKVTDIVKEGDVIKVKVIDIDNRGRIRLSRKATLAEGEE; this is encoded by the coding sequence ATGATTAACACAGTAGAAACAGAAATTGGTGGCCGCACAATCACCCTCGAAACCGGTAAGATGGCCAAGCAGGCCAACGGTTCGGTGGTTGTTTCCAGCGGGGACGCCAAGGTGTTGGTGACCGTGGTCGCCGAAGTCGAATCCAAGGATATGGGTTTTTTGCCGCTGACTATCGAATATCAGGAGCGGATGTACGCAGCGGGCCGCATTCCCGGCAGCTATTTTCGCCGTGAGATCGGCCGTCCCAGCGAAAAAGAGGTGTTGACCTGCCGTCTGATCGACCGTCCCCTGCGGCCCCTCTTCCCCGATGGATATTCCAGCGAGACCCAGCTGATCGCCACCGTCTTTTCCGCTGACACGGAGTACGATCCGGACGTGTTGGCCATGAATGGCGCCTCTGCGGCGCTGTTGATCTCCGATGTCCCCTTTGAGGAACCGGTCGGCGCAGCCCGGGTTGCCTACATCGAGGGTGAGTATGTGCTCAATCCGAGCAAGAAGCAGCTGGAAAAAGCGGAAATCAACCTGGTTGTCGCTGGAACCCGGAATGCGGTGGTCATGGTCGAAGGCCGTGCCAGTGAAACGCCGGAGGACAAGGTCCTGGAGGCCATCTTCCTTGCCCATGCAGGGATCCAGCCGTTGATCGACATGCAGCTGAAACTGCGTGAGCAGGCTGGCAAGACCAAGCGGATCGTCAAGACGGTGGAGGTCGATGCAGAGTTGAAGGCCCAGGTTGAGGCCGCTGCCGCAGCCGGCATGGACGAGGTTGTCAATATCGCAGATAAAATGGCCCGTGCCGATCGGTACAGCCGCCTCAAAGAAGAGGTCCTGGCCCAGGTCGATCCCGACGGAGAAAACAGGGGACAGGTCTCCGATCTGCTTAGCAGCTACAAGAAACATGTGATGCGCGATCGGATCGTCAACAAGGGCATGCGTCTGGACGGACGCACCTTTGAGGATGTTCGTCCCATCAGCTGCGAGGTCGGCATCCTGCCGCGCGCCCATGGTTCGGCCCTGTTCACCCGTGGCGAGACCCAGGCCCTGGTCATCTGCACCCTGGGCAGCGAGCGGGATGAGCAGCATCTGGAGGGGCTGGGCGGCGACGTGTATCGGCGCTTCATGCTCCACTACAACTTCCCCCCCTTCTGCGTGGGCGAGGTTCGGCCGTTGCGTGGACCCAGTCGTCGTGATATCGGTCACGGCACCCTGGCTCGCCGCGGAATCGAGGCGGTCCTTCCGGCCGGCGACAGCTTTCCCTACACCCTGCGGGTTGTTTCCGAGGTCCTCGAGTCCAACGGCTCCTCCTCCATGGCAACCGTCTGCGGCGGTTCGCTGGCCCTGATGGATGCGGGCGTACCGATTCAGTCGCCGGTTTCCGGCGTGGCCATGGGGCTGATCAAGGAAGGTGAGCAGGTCGTGGTTCTGACCGATATTCTCGGCGACGAGGATCACCTGGGCGATATGGACTTCAAGGTGGTCGGTACCGGTGAGGGCATCACCGGCCTGCAGATGGATATCAAGATCGACGGCGTTGATCGTGAGATCATGTCGCGGGCACTGGCGCAGGCCCAAAAAGGCCGAATCCACATCCTGGAGAAGATGAAGGAAGCCTTGAGCTCGCCCCGTGCGGTGGTTTCGGAGCATGCGCCCAAGTATGTGACCCTCAAGATCCATCCGGACAAGATCCGCGATATCATCGGCCCCGGCGGCAAGGTGATCCGCGAGATGACCACCGAGTTTGATTCCAAGATCGATGTCGAAGACGACGGCACCATCAAGATCTTCAGCAACAGCTGCGAATCAGCCGATGCCCTGGTGGCACGCATCCAGCAGATCACCGCGGTTCCCGAGGTAGGCAAGATCTATGAGGGCGAGGTCCGTACCATCAAGGATTTCGGTGCCTTTGTTCAGATCCTCCCCGGGACCGACGGCATGGTGCACATTTCCGAGCTTGCCAACGAACGGGTCAAGAAGGTGACCGATATCGTCAAGGAAGGCGACGTGATCAAGGTCAAGGTCATCGATATCGATAACCGTGGGCGGATTCGCCTGAGCCGCAAGGCCACCCTGGCTGAAGGCGAGGAATAA
- the dut gene encoding dUTP diphosphatase, giving the protein MERISVAVTWLDPAASADLSLPSYETELAAGMDICAALTAPLSLEPGDIGLVPTGLAVAIPQGFEIQVRPRSGLAVKHGITVVNAPGTIDADYRGEVKVGLINLGKKSYTLNRGDRVAQLVLAPVARGEWRLVSELDATLRGSGGFGHTGVGAEPGRLP; this is encoded by the coding sequence ATGGAACGTATATCTGTTGCCGTCACCTGGCTTGATCCTGCGGCGAGCGCCGATTTATCCCTCCCCTCCTATGAGACCGAACTGGCCGCCGGCATGGACATTTGCGCCGCGCTCACCGCCCCCCTCTCATTGGAACCCGGTGATATCGGACTCGTTCCCACCGGGCTTGCGGTGGCCATCCCCCAAGGCTTCGAGATCCAGGTCCGGCCGCGTTCCGGACTGGCGGTCAAGCACGGCATCACCGTGGTCAACGCCCCGGGCACCATCGATGCCGACTACCGCGGCGAGGTGAAGGTCGGGCTGATCAATCTGGGCAAAAAGAGCTATACCCTGAACCGGGGGGATCGGGTCGCCCAACTGGTTCTGGCGCCGGTCGCCCGGGGCGAATGGCGCCTGGTGAGCGAACTGGATGCGACCCTGCGCGGAAGCGGCGGGTTTGGGCATACCGGAGTGGGGGCCGAGCCCGGTCGGCTCCCGTGA
- a CDS encoding MBL fold metallo-hydrolase gives MKFSVLGSGSKGNCTLVESGSTRILIDNGFSGKELISRLARIGVAVESLSALVVTHEHLDHIKGVGVLARKLRLPIYANGPTYNAADKTLGQIPLRREFATGESFAVDDLQVHPFAVSHDTADPVGFIVGDGKDRLGYCTDTGKITKLIHHRLQGCRALVLEANHDVEMLRQGPYPLPLKQRVLSSQGHLANIDSLQFAGELAAGGLGLLVLAHLSEINNDPGLVRRAAESHLSGFQGLKVFLADQHIPGPLTDIGP, from the coding sequence GTGAAATTTTCCGTTCTCGGCAGCGGCAGCAAGGGGAACTGCACCCTGGTTGAGTCCGGATCGACCAGAATCCTGATCGACAACGGCTTTTCCGGCAAGGAACTGATCAGTCGTCTGGCCCGCATCGGCGTGGCTGTCGAGAGCCTCAGTGCCCTGGTCGTGACCCACGAACACCTCGACCATATCAAGGGCGTTGGCGTGCTGGCGCGCAAGCTGCGTCTGCCGATCTATGCCAATGGCCCGACCTACAACGCCGCCGACAAGACCCTGGGGCAGATACCCCTGCGCAGGGAATTCGCCACCGGCGAGTCCTTTGCGGTGGACGATCTGCAGGTGCACCCTTTTGCCGTTTCCCATGACACGGCCGACCCGGTGGGATTTATTGTTGGAGATGGAAAAGATCGGTTGGGATATTGCACCGATACCGGTAAAATAACCAAGTTGATCCATCATCGGCTCCAGGGGTGTCGGGCGCTGGTGCTGGAGGCCAACCATGATGTGGAGATGTTGCGCCAGGGACCCTATCCCCTGCCGCTCAAGCAGAGGGTGCTTTCCAGCCAGGGGCATCTGGCCAACATCGATTCGTTGCAGTTTGCCGGGGAATTGGCTGCAGGTGGGCTTGGCCTGCTGGTACTGGCTCATCTGAGTGAGATCAACAACGATCCGGGGCTGGTGCGCAGAGCGGCCGAGAGCCATCTATCCGGATTCCAGGGGTTGAAGGTTTTCCTGGCCGATCAGCACATTCCCGGGCCGTTGACCGACATCGGGCCGTAG